One segment of Neisseria mucosa DNA contains the following:
- a CDS encoding HPr family phosphocarrier protein: MLKQEIEIINKLGLHARASSKFTQTASQFQSEVWVTKNGNRVNGKSIMGLMMLAAAKGTVIELETDGADEAAAMQALTDLINDYFGEGE, translated from the coding sequence ATGCTCAAACAAGAAATCGAAATCATCAACAAACTCGGCCTGCACGCGCGCGCCTCCAGCAAATTCACCCAAACCGCCTCCCAATTCCAAAGCGAAGTCTGGGTCACCAAAAACGGCAACCGCGTCAACGGCAAAAGCATCATGGGCCTGATGATGCTGGCCGCCGCCAAAGGCACCGTGATTGAGCTGGAAACAGACGGCGCAGACGAAGCCGCCGCCATGCAGGCGTTGACCGACCTCATCAACGACTACTTCGGCGAGGGCGAATAA
- a CDS encoding hypoxanthine-guanine phosphoribosyltransferase: MTDLETKRLETQAMLDNADLLFDQEQCRAALQKVADDITRDLADKYPLLLPVMGGAVVFTGQLLPLLRFPLDFDYVHVSRYGDKLAGGAFNWKRMPDPEQIKGRHVVVLDDILDEGHTMAAIQEKLLEMGAASCRAAVFANKLIDKEKPTQADYIGLDVPNRYVFGYGMDAAGCWRNLGEIYALNNK, from the coding sequence ATGACCGACTTAGAAACCAAACGCCTTGAAACCCAAGCCATGCTGGACAATGCCGACTTGCTGTTTGACCAAGAACAATGCCGCGCGGCCCTGCAAAAAGTTGCCGACGACATCACCCGCGACTTGGCCGACAAATATCCCCTGCTGCTGCCTGTCATGGGTGGCGCGGTGGTGTTTACAGGACAGCTGCTGCCGCTGTTGCGCTTCCCTCTGGACTTTGACTACGTCCACGTTTCCCGCTACGGCGATAAACTCGCAGGCGGCGCGTTCAACTGGAAACGCATGCCCGACCCCGAGCAAATCAAAGGCCGTCATGTCGTCGTTTTGGACGACATCTTGGACGAAGGCCACACCATGGCCGCCATTCAGGAAAAACTGTTGGAAATGGGCGCGGCAAGCTGCCGTGCGGCCGTATTTGCCAACAAGCTGATCGACAAAGAAAAACCGACCCAAGCCGACTATATCGGTTTGGACGTGCCCAACCGCTACGTCTTCGGCTACGGCATGGATGCCGCCGGCTGCTGGCGCAACCTCGGCGAAATCTACGCCTTAAACAACAAATAA
- the ptsP gene encoding phosphoenolpyruvate--protein phosphotransferase produces MSIVLHGVAAGKGIAIGHAHLITRGAAEVPQYDIDPDKLEAEVARFDNAIKATRKELEQLRSAIPENAPTELGAFISLHLMLLTDVTLSREPIDILREQKINAEWALKLQSDKLAAQFDSIDDDYLRERKQDMLQVVRRIHNNLVGQSNELNLAGNLFDDTVLIAHDLSPADTVLFKEQHITAFVTDAGGPTSHTAILGRSLDIPSVIGLHNARKLITENEIVIVDGINGTLIIDPDEVVLNEYRRLAREYRSHKRELNKIKKTAATTADGINIELLANIESAEDIKALHNFGADGVGLFRSEFLYLNRDTMPSEDEQYEVYSAIVKKMKGKSITIRTVDLGVDKNPRWFGQNSSPNGSLNPALGLTGIRLCLAEPVMFRTQMRAILRAAAHGPVRMMWPMITSISEVRQCLIHLDTAQRQLAERDEAFGPVSIGCMIEIPSAAMTVGSILKLVDFISVGTNDLIQYLLSVDRGDDSVSHLYQPGHPAVLKTLQHIIRTANRMEKGVSICGEMAGDTVFTRLLLGMGLRRFSMNPNNLLSVKNIILHSHTGHLENDAAKILRCEDPEKTEKLIKILNQSEQAESQAV; encoded by the coding sequence ATGAGCATCGTCCTACACGGTGTGGCCGCAGGCAAAGGCATCGCCATCGGCCACGCCCACCTCATCACGCGCGGCGCGGCGGAAGTTCCCCAATACGACATCGATCCCGACAAGCTCGAGGCCGAAGTCGCCCGTTTCGACAACGCCATCAAAGCCACACGCAAAGAACTGGAACAATTGCGCAGCGCGATTCCCGAAAACGCCCCGACCGAATTGGGCGCGTTCATCTCCCTGCACCTGATGCTGCTGACCGACGTCACCCTCTCGCGCGAACCCATCGACATTTTGCGCGAGCAGAAAATCAACGCCGAATGGGCTTTGAAACTGCAAAGCGACAAGCTTGCCGCCCAGTTCGACAGCATCGACGACGACTACCTGCGCGAACGCAAACAGGACATGCTCCAAGTCGTCCGCCGTATCCACAACAACCTTGTCGGCCAAAGCAACGAACTTAACCTCGCCGGCAACCTGTTTGACGACACCGTCCTCATCGCGCACGACCTCTCGCCTGCCGATACCGTATTGTTCAAAGAGCAGCACATTACCGCCTTCGTGACCGATGCCGGCGGCCCGACCAGCCACACCGCCATCTTAGGCCGCAGCCTCGACATCCCGTCCGTCATCGGCCTGCACAACGCCCGCAAACTCATCACTGAAAACGAAATCGTCATCGTCGACGGCATCAACGGCACCCTCATCATCGATCCCGACGAAGTCGTCCTCAACGAATACCGCCGCCTCGCCCGCGAATACCGCAGCCACAAGCGCGAACTCAACAAAATCAAAAAAACCGCCGCCACCACGGCCGACGGCATCAACATTGAGTTGCTCGCCAACATCGAATCCGCCGAAGACATCAAAGCCCTGCACAACTTCGGCGCAGACGGCGTCGGCCTGTTCCGCAGCGAATTTCTTTATCTCAACCGCGACACCATGCCGTCTGAAGACGAGCAATACGAAGTGTATAGCGCGATTGTGAAAAAGATGAAAGGCAAAAGCATCACCATCCGCACCGTCGATTTGGGTGTCGATAAAAATCCGCGCTGGTTCGGCCAAAACAGCTCGCCCAACGGCAGCCTCAACCCCGCACTCGGCCTGACCGGCATCCGCCTGTGTCTCGCCGAGCCGGTCATGTTCCGCACCCAAATGCGCGCCATCCTCCGCGCCGCCGCACACGGCCCCGTGCGCATGATGTGGCCGATGATTACATCCATTTCCGAAGTGCGCCAATGCCTTATCCATCTGGACACGGCCCAACGCCAACTCGCCGAACGCGACGAAGCCTTCGGCCCGGTCAGCATCGGCTGCATGATTGAAATCCCGTCCGCCGCCATGACCGTCGGCAGCATCCTCAAGCTCGTCGATTTCATCTCCGTCGGCACCAACGACCTGATTCAATACCTCTTGTCGGTCGACCGCGGCGACGACAGCGTCAGCCACCTTTACCAACCCGGCCACCCTGCCGTTCTCAAAACGCTGCAACACATCATCCGCACGGCAAACCGCATGGAAAAAGGCGTATCCATCTGCGGCGAAATGGCCGGCGATACCGTCTTCACCCGACTGTTGCTCGGCATGGGTCTGCGCCGCTTCTCCATGAACCCCAACAACCTGCTTTCGGTTAAAAACATCATCCTGCACAGCCACACCGGCCATCTCGAAAACGATGCCGCCAAAATCCTGCGCTGCGAAGACCCGGAAAAAACCGAGAAGCTGATTAAAATCCTCAACCAAAGCGAACAGGCGGAATCGCAGGCCGTCTGA
- a CDS encoding PTS sugar transporter subunit IIA gives MIGLLIITHETIGEAYQGLTHHFFPNGFPENVRILGVQPNEDQNDIINNAIAALQEFPDNRGVLIMTDIFGATPCNAARRLVRENKSAILTGLNAPMMIKAIQYSSQAENLSDFTETVKEAAIRGIFAITSAPEDLVCKENG, from the coding sequence ATGATCGGCCTGCTTATCATCACGCACGAAACCATAGGCGAAGCCTACCAAGGGCTGACCCACCATTTCTTCCCCAACGGCTTTCCCGAAAACGTCCGTATTCTCGGCGTTCAACCCAATGAAGACCAAAACGACATCATCAACAACGCCATCGCCGCCTTGCAGGAATTTCCCGACAACCGCGGCGTACTGATCATGACCGACATCTTCGGCGCCACCCCGTGCAACGCCGCACGCCGGCTGGTGCGCGAAAATAAATCCGCCATCCTGACCGGCCTCAACGCCCCGATGATGATTAAAGCCATCCAATACTCATCACAAGCCGAAAACCTCTCCGACTTCACCGAAACCGTCAAAGAAGCCGCCATCCGGGGCATTTTCGCCATTACATCCGCACCCGAAGACCTGGTGTGCAAAGAAAACGGCTAA
- a CDS encoding ABC transporter substrate-binding protein, which produces MRFTQFSALIAAAALSVGSVSAFAKPVQLTDTVGRKVTVDLPAKRVVLGFYYQDYMAIGGKTALDNVVGFSKAVWADWAPPSWAAFSKAVPKLNQLTDVGEVEVGTFSIEKVLALKPDLLVLAEWQYKALGSDLDRINKAGIPIVVLDYNAQTVAKHVQSTKLIGTLTGQQQKADKLAADYKRVADTIQARVQKANLPKPKVYVEFGNKGPAEHSVTFGKSMWGSMATLVGGNNIAASSVEFYGPINPEKVLAAKPDVIVITGRETELKKNPAAMVMGWGIPKAEAEKRLAGFAKRAGWANLPAIKNNRLYAAYHANSRTLSDSASIQFMAKAIYPQLFKDFNPEKTYLDFYRQNLPVVPNGTFYLYPKGQ; this is translated from the coding sequence ATGAGATTTACGCAATTTTCTGCTTTGATTGCCGCCGCAGCTTTATCAGTCGGCTCCGTATCCGCTTTTGCCAAACCGGTTCAGCTGACCGATACCGTCGGCCGTAAGGTAACCGTCGACCTGCCTGCCAAGCGCGTGGTTTTGGGCTTCTACTACCAAGACTACATGGCAATCGGCGGTAAAACCGCGCTGGACAACGTCGTCGGTTTCTCCAAAGCAGTTTGGGCCGACTGGGCGCCGCCAAGCTGGGCGGCATTCAGCAAAGCCGTGCCTAAACTGAATCAGCTGACCGACGTGGGCGAAGTGGAAGTCGGCACTTTCTCGATTGAGAAAGTATTGGCGCTGAAACCCGATTTGCTGGTTTTGGCCGAATGGCAATACAAGGCTTTGGGTTCCGATCTTGACCGCATCAACAAAGCCGGTATCCCCATCGTCGTGTTGGACTACAACGCGCAAACGGTCGCCAAACACGTTCAATCGACCAAACTCATCGGCACGCTGACCGGCCAGCAGCAAAAAGCCGACAAACTGGCGGCAGACTACAAACGCGTTGCCGACACCATCCAGGCGCGCGTGCAAAAAGCCAACCTGCCCAAGCCTAAAGTCTATGTCGAGTTCGGCAACAAAGGCCCTGCCGAGCACAGCGTTACCTTCGGCAAGAGCATGTGGGGTTCGATGGCGACACTGGTCGGCGGCAACAATATCGCCGCCTCTTCGGTCGAATTCTACGGCCCGATCAATCCTGAAAAAGTATTGGCTGCCAAACCTGACGTTATCGTGATTACCGGCCGTGAAACCGAATTGAAGAAAAACCCTGCCGCCATGGTGATGGGCTGGGGCATTCCGAAAGCCGAAGCGGAAAAACGCTTGGCCGGTTTTGCCAAACGCGCCGGCTGGGCCAACCTGCCTGCGATTAAAAACAACCGCCTCTACGCTGCCTACCACGCCAACTCGCGCACGCTGTCCGACAGCGCGTCGATTCAGTTTATGGCCAAAGCGATTTATCCGCAGTTGTTTAAGGATTTCAACCCTGAGAAAACCTATCTGGACTTCTACCGCCAAAACCTGCCGGTTGTACCGAACGGTACGTTCTACCTGTATCCGAAAGGACAATAA